From the genome of candidate division TA06 bacterium:
CCTACTCCATAAGGCACCCTGGTTACAAATCTCCAGAGAACTCTTGCCAGCAACCCTATCCCTATTCTTTCTTCAGGGATGGCCCTCCCCTGTGAGATGGCAACAACACTTTCGCTTACGACTATCACATCGCCAGTATGCACCATTCCCCTGCAGTATTTGGATACAATCTCAGCTATGTCTTCACCATCTTTGATCGTATGTGTCTTTATGAGCTGTCTTTCGAGCTTTTCTCTCATCCCATACCTTTGAGTTCACCAACCCGTGGCAGTTCATTCAAATTCTTCAGGTGGAAGTACCGAAGAAACTGCTTTGTGGTGCCATACAGGAGCGGACCGCCCAACTGTTTCGCTCTGCCCAACACTTGAATCAGATTCCGTTCAAGCAACGTACTGACGACTCCATCCACATTCACTCCCCTTACAGATTCGATGACGGCTTTCGTCACTGGTTGTCTGAAGGCTATTACCGCAAGAGTTTCCAGGGCCGGCCTCGAAAGCCTCGATGCCCTTCTCCCCTTGTGAAGCCTCGCCACCACCTCAGAGTATTCCTTCCTTGTATAGAGTTGATAACCTCCAGCAACCTCTTTCAACTCAAAGGCTCTTCCCTGTTCATCATACTCCCTGGCCAATTCTGAAAGAGCCTCTCTCACCTGTTTTGTGGATGCTCTTGAGTGAGCTCTGAGCTTTTCAATCGAAAGCGGTTCATCTGCAGAGAAGAGCAAGGCCTCTACCCTATTTTTTGATTCCTGCGCATCCATCCTTTTCCTCCTCTTATGCCCGTCTTACCCGGTCTCGAAGGTCTTTTGCTATCTGCCCTACCTCTCTTATTGCCATCAGCCTTGCGAAAACAAGAAAGACAATTCCACCAAGGATCAAGGGTATTATAAGAAGAATAGCCTTTGAGGCAAGTGAAACAAAACCTATTCTTCCTGAGAGCCAGACGTAGCCACCCCAGGCAGCGCCCCCCATTAGCAAGGAGGCGGTAAGGACTCTCCCCCCGGTGGATCTGATGGCTTTTGCGTCATAAGGCCCCAGGACGCCACGCACTGCAGCGAATAAGAGAGCCATATTGAGAATAGAAGCGAGAGAAGTTGAAAATGCCATTGCCCTGAACCTCATGGTCCACATGAGAGCAAGATTCAGCGCGATGTTTGCAGCAACACAAGCAAAACTTATCTTCA
Proteins encoded in this window:
- the scpB gene encoding SMC-Scp complex subunit ScpB: MDAQESKNRVEALLFSADEPLSIEKLRAHSRASTKQVREALSELAREYDEQGRAFELKEVAGGYQLYTRKEYSEVVARLHKGRRASRLSRPALETLAVIAFRQPVTKAVIESVRGVNVDGVVSTLLERNLIQVLGRAKQLGGPLLYGTTKQFLRYFHLKNLNELPRVGELKGMG